One Nicotiana tomentosiformis chromosome 1, ASM39032v3, whole genome shotgun sequence genomic window, AAAACATAAACGCACTTGAAATTgtattttgatgaatttaaaagGGTATTCTTTATTTTCTGGCGGCGAAAGTTGAATTCTTGGAATAAACACATGTTTGGAAGCATTTTAACGTTATTGTCAAAACCTCTACATATCATTCTTGTACCATTACATAAGTCGTTTGAAGGATCCAAATTTCTTAGTAGCATGATTGGTGCATTTTTCTTCAACATCAACCTGTATACCAATAAAAGTAATTTATTTGTACATAATCACGCATGTATAAAAACAAAATACAATTATTTTTTTATCAGGTAATTAAACTTTAAGTTATCATCTTGATTGTCTTACCTTAGCAAGAAGCAATCTACCTATATTCCAGTACTAGGTCGGACCGTCGGTGCCGAGGCATTTTCCTCTTTTTTGTCTTTCAGTTTTTGGACTGAGTCCATCGTGAGAGCGATtactttcctcctcacccttcgaggtttgggcttggggtcctcggaCTGCGAGGCAGTTTTTCTCTTCTTGTCTTCCCCCGGTTTCGGAaccggggacttggtttcttCCTCGCCACTTTAAGGtctcaaaatggcatccttggtGAGGCATGCATGAAAAAATATTAGTGACAAATTAAGTATAAAAAGTGTTTCAGAACATGAAAAATGAGAtccttaccatggttcttggcctcccatctgccctttgccaaatcacgccatgcgCTTTCGACATAAGTGGAAgttgaggctaacttccgaacccaatcttcGAGGTCATTGAATGACTCTTGAAACATAGTAAACATTTTAATAGCTACTTTGATAAGTAACTATTAAAATTCGTCCTTAACATTGAATGACTCTTGAAACATAGTAGTTTCTACAATATTATTTATTTCAACTTATATTTAGAATTAAAAGTGCTAAGAGAAACTATATAAGTAGAAGAATACTTTAATTGGCAAACTCACAGGTAAAAAGTGTTAATTCAATTACTGCTAACAATTTCTATATCAGTTGCCTCggttgaatttttttaaaaaaaactaaatcaATAAAGTTCAACATGATAACACAAGAGAGATTAAACAAATGGATTAGAcattgaaaataattaaaattgattATAACTTCTTTAGTTTTcgataatttataaaagtaaaaaaaaaattaaaagaatttaAGGCCTCAGTTTTTATTTTCGCCTTAGGCCCCATATTATGTCCAGCCGACCCTGCTCAAGGCTTTGGTCACTACTCACTCCAACTTGCAGTAATTTTGTTAGTGAGGGCTGAGGATATAATCATAGAAGTTATTGTAATAGCAAACTACATTCTCGAGGATGTTCATACAATGCTGAAAAATCCATTATCGGATGTGGTTAATTAGACTGGTTTCCGTCTCTTCAGCTATGCAGAAATCTTGAACATTTTaactaaataattattttttgacGCAGAGGGAAATTTTGGCGTAATAGTAAGTGTTACTTCAGTATGACTAGCATGTCTTCTTTTCACGTTATTGTACAAATCTCTTGCAGAAATACAAGATAAGGTTGGATACAATATAATTTGTTTCTTCTCCGAACCCACGTACGGAAGAAACTTAGTGCACTAATTACCCTTTAATTAGTTTTTGATCCATTGAGGGATGTGAACTTAAAAAATGTTGACCATTTTATAAAATTGGATGCTCCTTTTTTATATGTGGTTTGTTTTTGTCAAATTACTTAGACCTCCATAACATGCAGGGCCGAATCCACCTTGCGGTACCAGATTTATTTAAATCTAATTATACTTTCATCGCGAATCATATATTATGTATAAAAGttcattaaaattataataaattataaatatgaccCTTTAGCTTCAAAACTATAATGGGCCCATGCTatgaattttaaatattgaactcataaaatttaaattgaaaattctgAATCAGCATTTGACCTAGTAAGTGGCTACTTTGCAAGACAATTAAAAATATGACTAAAATTAATAACCGACCTAAAAAGTGGCTATTTAACCAAGATCATCCAATTGTTTTGTATTCACTAGGGCTTAGAGTTAGTAGAACTGGACGTAAAACCCAAAAGGAAAGGCCATTCAGCAAGTGAAAAAGGCCGTCTCATCTCAGCAAGTGCAATTCAGATACAGTAACCAGAAACCTAAAGAGTCCAGTTGGGATCCAACCAAATCCCAAATAACTGGTTACCACATCGTCTACAGAAGAAGGCTTCCGATAGTTTATCACCTCACACCAGAGGTCAGTGGTTCGTCCCTTCGGGGACATCCGATAAAATTGGAACGATACAGAGAAGATTAGCATGGCCCCTGCGCAAGGATGACACGCACAAATCGAGAAATGGTCcaaatttttttcttatttcttattCTCCGATTCACGGTCTGTTTCTCACGTTTAAGCAACATTTTTTTTCCCCTTCCCGTGTTTTGCTTCAGGTCACTTTCTCTTTCTCCCCGTGTATTGTCTCTTCCCCTTTTTTGTTTATGGTTATTTCCTGTGGGCGTATATGTAAAAGCTTCTTGTTTTAACATCATGGATTGACTTATATATGGTATATGGAGTTCTGCTAATTGTTCTGTATGAAATTTGGCTAGGAGAAGATGGGGCAGTTGGCAAAGTTTTCATCTTTAGTTTAAGGTGTCAACTTAAATGTGCAGATTTTGGCTTATCATTATGTTTTTTTGGATGTAATTACTGACAATGCTTTTGTAACTAGGGTAAAATGAGTATTGTAAACAGAATGAAGGTGATACTAGATAATTATTTTTGCAATTTGATATGGCTTTATCGGATTAAACTAATGAAAGAGCAGTATACAATCGCTTTATAGGTTTAGAAAGGAAACTAGAGATCTAGACAGAAGATGCTTCCACCTTTAGATTTTTAGGATTTAACCTTTTTAAAGCATTTTTATGCTATCTTAATTATTTTTCTAGGAAAAAAATTAGCAATTACATATACAAATGTTGgtattttgggaagttcagattTAATTTCATAATGGCTTCTAAGAGCAATGTATTTAGAGTTCTCTGGTAATCTTCTCACAGTGCTCTGTTTTGGCAAGAGAAGGTTACAACAATTTCCATATTATCTTAGATTTTGTTTGCAGCTTCCCTTTCTTGACAAAACTGATATTTGCTCTCTTAATGCTGCTTGTTTATTTTAGGGTTCTTGCATGTTTCCAGTTCTAAATAGGTATATCCAAATAAAGGGCAACTTCAAAGTTTAGTGCAGTTGATTGGGAAACAAGAAGTATTAACATTGTTATTATTCCTTTCTTAAGATGTTTTAGATGTATCAACCTGAGATCGAGCAAATAGGAGCAGGGAATAAATGGACTGGTAATCTTTGGTCCTATTCTATATTCCAGCATATACTACTGCAGACACTTAGATAAGAGTCCTTTTTTTTACACTTGGGCATATTATGGACTATAAGATGTGTGAAAATACTAGGTGTAGTGTTGCTATTCATTGTGTTACAGACTTACATTTATATAACAGTAACAAATAACAGAGGACAAAACGAAAGGAAGCAACTTTATTCCTTGTGCATGCTTGGGCATCAGTGATTCAAATATAAGGTGTTGCAACCAAGTACAAATCATTCTTCCTCCCAGCTGTTGCCCCAAAGGTCTCagtcatgtcaagttcaattccATCAGGGAGTTTCCAGTCAAAATGAAAAAGCATCTTGGCAAGTGGAAGTTCAACATTTACAGTTCCAAATAATTTCTGTGGACATATCCTTCTGCCAGCTCCAAATGGTATGTACTCAAATTAGTCCCTATGAAATCAAACGCAGAATCTTCAAATTTTTCTGGTTCAAAGCATTCAGCATTTTTCCAGTGCTCTGGATGTCTACCTATTGCCCATGCATTGATGATGACTTtagtttttggttgtatttcatagcCACCAATTTCACATTTTTCTTTAGCTTCTCTTGGTAGTAGCAAAGGTAAAGGTGGATGCATTCGCAGTGTCTCTTTGATAACCAATTTCATGTAATCTAGCTTTTGAAGCTCTGATTCTGTCATTTTACTTTTCCCTTCAAGTACCTTTCTCACCTCAGCTTATGCCTTTTTCCATCACTTGTGGTTTCTTCATCATTTCTGAAATCACCCACTCTAAAACTGTGATGATGTGTCAGTCCTGAATGTGAACAGCCATGAGAAACTCTTAGTTGAAATAAATTGGGCTGATGTCTGTCAGCAGTTCTTAAAACTTGCACAAGATGGTAAAAAAGATTTCTGTATGCTCTATGATAAGGAGGCAACATGTAGATTTGGAACATCAATACGATAATTTTGACGTATCCATAATGCCTAAGAATTATTTCCTTTTGGTTAGCacatatatatttttctgccatcAAGTATATGCTTTAGTTTACAATATAAGGCGAACAATAATATGATGTTCAAAAAATGCTCTGTAAACTGAAACACCTTAGAGTTATCCGTAATTCAACTTCTCCAAAATTAGATGCATGACTAGTCCACTGCTTATTTTAGAAAAAGGGGTGCATAAGGTTGTAATGAGACATACCAAAATGACAGCTTTGAGAGTGTTTCTTGAGATGGGAATTTCTAGATCACTGCTTTCTTGAACCTTAAGTAGGACATCAACCAGGTTTTCCTTGTGCAACATGTCACTGCTTATCTCTCTCCTATTTGCTTTATGCTCTTCTATTATGTTCCCGTGAATTTTATCAACCATCTGTTGTACTTTCTCAAGTGCAGGCTTCACTCCACTTGATGAGTGGAGAATTTTGAAGGAAGGAAATATGTCTGGTATAACAAACCCCCCCGAAAACTCTGTAATTATTTTCATAGCTGCAATAAACTCATCTTTATGCTTGCATTTCTTATCAAAAGCTGCCCTGGCAGTTATGCTATTCGTCATTGAGAAGATCATTTTACTGGTATAATAGGAACTTGTGGTGTCAAAGAAATTGCTTCGATAAGATTCTCTACTTCCTCTTCCCTGATTGACTCAAATTATTGAACATACTTTGCATTTAGGAGCTCCATGACACATACTTTTCTAAGTTGTCTCCAGTTAGGTCCATAAGGAGGGAACGCAAGGCTGTGGCCATTGTTGCCTAGAATCTCTGAAGCAAGAATTTTTGGCCTAGTATAAAAGATCTAACTCTTGGGTTTTCATTACCTCTTTTGCTTGATGATACAACAACAGCAGATACTTCACCAAGTTGCAGGTGCATGATTGGACCATTTTTTTTTTCCAAGTTTCTTAAATTATGGTGAGGCAATGAACTAGATAACTGGTGCAAGTTCCCAATAAGTGGAAGCTTTCTAGGGCCTGGAGGCAATTTGGCCTAACTTTGGATCTTTTCCATAGCTTCACAGCTATGGTAACAAAGATAGGAAAGGCAATAAGCATAGGAAAAGTGAGGTGTTGAAGCTCCAATACCATAGGAGACTCAAGATCAGTATTGGATGTGTTTACAGTCAAGTATTAGCTTGTCTTTGTGTTGTAATCTTATTTAAGCAACGAATGAGATGAACCATTGgttctttattttctttcttctttcttgaCTGAAGACTTGGAACTTTTTGACTGGACCATTTCATATCTTAATTtatcgcaaaaaaaaaaaaaaaaaaaaaaatcaagagacGTCAGCCCTTTATTTTAAAGTAATTGTCATTTTCTGCTGTTTCATCGCCATGGCCCATGAGATACTCCAttaatttccaacttctactaATGGTTGCGCCTGTATAGCATAAAAATAGAAAGGTTATTTTGTTGATTAAAACACATTACAGTAAATGCCTTTGTGAAGGATTTAGGTTGTGGCTGGCTACTACTAGCTTATTAACTAAGTGTGAATTTAGAGGTACCACTTGTGCAACCGCCATTTACATCGTTCTACCTACTTTTAACTAACTTCTTCCAGCAGCTAGAAACCAACTCATAGTGATCATCGTTAAATCTATAACTGAATGAAATATACAATATTCAGTTGCTCCTAGTAGTGTCATACTAAAAATTGAGCCACGGTTTTCAATAATTTAGCTTCTAATGTGACGTTTGAATGGAAAACTGAGATCCATGAACTGGGTTGCCGTGGAATCAGTGACCACAAGGTTTAACGATGGTGTACACAGCATTCGATATATACACACCTCAACGACCAAATAGATACCTCATTATCTACAAATAGAGTATGCATGCACGAGAACTCATTTTTCATTATATTTGTTAGATGTTCCATAACTAAGCTAAATAACGTTATCGGATCAAGACAAAATTTCCATCTGATGTAAACCCatgatataaataaaaaaaaaaactcctTTTATCTCTTACAACATTTTTTATGCTTGTTATCTTGGGTCTAACTCAATCCCAAAAGCTAGATGATGAGATGCTGGTAACCCAAGATCATATAAAAAGATCATCTCATCCCTAAAGAGTTGATGTAGGACTCAATATTCCGAACACCCAGGATTGGACATGTAGACGTCAACAATATTATATAGAGGTCCAACATTGGGTAAACAATAAGTTGAGGTGACCTTGATTCTGATATCatgattaaaaaaaaatgaacCTTGAGCTTAAATCAATCCCAAAAATTTGCTCAAGATCATATAAAGATCATCCCATCCCTCAATAGCAGATGTTCAGTCCCCATCTAGTATCTCATGCTCTTCTTTTAaaaataaagtatatatatatatatatatatatatatatatatatatatatatatatatatatatatatatatataaagatcatCCCATCCCTCAATAGCGGATGTTCAGTCCCCATCTAATATCTCATGCTCTTCTTTTAAAAAtaaagtgtgtatatatatatatggagataATTAAGCTCGTTAATGGACTTCATTACTAGATTCGAGTAAAAAAAACAAATCGATACCTCAGAATGTGGCTCTATAATGAGTATATAGGATGCACAAAGCCTTGTCAGAGATAGGCAGCTATTAAATGCACTCAAACCATTTCCTCGAATAAGGACTTTAAAGTCTCATCCACAGTGGCATTAATATCCCATCCAAGGGTCAACGATGGTcatttgtatcaaattaaataTGGGTACATAACCTCAAATTTAGAGAAATGGGATTTAATTTCACCATTAATATTGGATGACATGTGCTCCCTTTTGCTTTTACTTTGTCAACAAGCCGTTTAAACAATAAATTACAAATATAAAGTGAATTACAAAGTGTATGAAATACGTATAGGCAGGCTAATAAAATTACGGAGATCTGGGTCAACTTTAATGCTACTCCTAACCCGAGGTTTGAAACCGTTAAAAATTGCaagaaaagcaccatttatcactTGTTGATGCCCTTTAATTCCGTAAAATTGTGTGAATATTAATTGCAAGCCAGATCACTTAAGAAACATATGCACGTTTTTTCTCGGCTGTCTGCCCTCGAGGATAGAGGTAAGACCGCATATATCTTTCACAtaatttgttattgttgttactttAATCGATTTTAATTAAATTAAGCAAAGCCAAAAACACCaacaaaatttggaaatttaagcACTAGAGGGCCATGAAATTTAAGCAAACAATGTTCATTAATTGAGATGGAGTCAGAAACTTCTGAACAATTTTATTTCTTATTCCATCTAACCAATAATATAAATCCTAGTACCAATAAAGAGAAGGGAACTAGGCGTAGCTAATTCGacttaagaaagaaaaagaatatcTGAAGTCAAACACACATGACCGACCCACTACCATCTCCTTCGCGCCTTTGCTTAAGCTTAATCCCTCTATTTTTTGGTAATAACAATAGTTTGTTAGGTCAACTGTTACTCATAATTTGATCTCAAATGGCACGGCCACAGTTCACCGTTATTCTCGCGATCATCTCGTTCATCTCTCTGTTGATCCATTACGGTGTCGTTTCCGGCTTCCGATTATCTGATGTTACTAACGGCAGCTCCGTTTTCCTCCCTTCGCCGGCCGATGGCAGCCGTCACACAACCATGCTGCTGCCGCTCTTTCCTCCGAAAGACACTTCACGCCGTGCGGAAATCTCCCGTCGCCACCTCCAGAAAAGTCCTGCCAGCGCTCGCATGTCTCTCCATGATGATCTCCTCCTCAACGGGTTCAAATTCGTAGCTTTTGCTCAGAAAATTTAAATTCACTGTTACTAACTCTTTTGGCTGCTGATTCACATGCGTATTTTGCGTTTTCACTGTGGAATATATTTCTATATACCTCTAGTTCAGACTAATTTCTTTATTAGTAATTTTTATTTTGTTGAATGGATTCCAAGTAACTTGTGATGCAGATACTATACAACTCATATTTGGATTGGAACACCACCGCAGAAGTTCGCTCTTATTGTTGATACAGGGAGTACAGTTACCTATGTCCCTTGCTCTGAGTGTAAAAAGTGTGGCAACCATCAGGTTTTTTCCCTCTTTTCTTTTTCTGGATAAACATTAAAGGTTACATATTTATCTTAATTTTGCAGTTAGTGTGTTTTGATAGCTTGATAtggaaattaaaatttgaaactGTTTATGTATAGGTGCTATTTCATAAACATTACTTAATATACTTTTTGTTTGTGAGGAAATCGCTTAGTAGGATGCAGTTATTTGTAAGTATTAAGGGAAAGAGGGTAAACAAGAACAAACCAATCTAACTAGGATACAAATAGTTCTAAGCCTCTCTTTGTTGATAAGCTGTACAAATCCATTGTATAGTTTCATGATGTTTTAAATGTGATTCTTGCTCAATTTGCCTTGTAATCATAAAAGATCTCCTAATGGAGAAAATATCAGCACTTAAGAAACTTCATGACTAGTAATTTTACTTTGAGTCAGCCTATTAATTTTGTGAGAAATGCTTAATATAGCACTTAGAATTGCTTGGCATTTGATTTTTGTCTTTTGATCGGTGGTACTCTGTATGTTGTCTTATTTAGGATCCTAAGTTTCAGCCGGAAATGTCAAGCACTTATCAATCTGTGAAATGCAATAAGGCTTGTCCCTGCGACCATAAGAGGCAGCAATGTATTTATGAGAGACGGTACGCTGAGATGAGTGCAAGTTATGGGTTGCTTGGAGAGGACATCATATCTTTTGGAAATCTAAGTGAGCTTGCACCACAACGAGCTGTTTTTGGATGTGAAATTGCGGAAACTGGTGATCTTTACAGCCAACGTGCTGATGGTATAATGGGTTTGGGCCGAGGTGATCTTAGTATAGTTGATCAACTTGTTGAAAAACATGTAATTAGTGATTCTTTCTCCTTGTGCTATGGAGGGATGGATTTTGGTGGCGGGGCAATGGTTCTTGGTGGAGTAAAACCCCCTGCTGACATGGCCTTTACCAAATCAGATTTTGGTCACAGGTATGTATTGGAAACAATTGTTTAGAGACACAGTGATGTTAGGTCTCCTCCTAGCAAATACACTTGATAAATCTTACGCATTTACTTTAGTCTCGGATGGCAACAGCCCGTACTACAATATTGACCTGAAGGAGATACATGTCGCTGGGAAGCCGCTGAACCTAAATCCACGGGTTTTTGGTGGAAAACACGGGACTATACTTGATAGTGGTACCACCTATGCTTACCTTCCAGAAGCAGCATTTGCAGCTTTCAAGAATGCTGTAAGATATAGTTTATCTATATATCTGCCAATGTTTCTGTCTGTTTGTCTGTTTGTTTGATTCGTTCTGCCTGAGAAAGTGACTAGTGGCAAATAGCACGCTATTGATGAGCAGAATGTCCTGAAGAAATTAGATGTGAAAAGATATTCATTTGAATAATGTGTTTTCTATATATAACTCAATCTATTAAATTTTTCTTGCCATTCAAAGTTCTATTTACACCACTGATTGGTGAAACAAACCATCATGTCCTATTGTGACGTGGATCAATTCTATAGTTGGAGATTCCTGTACATGAGTGGGACTGAACTAAAACCTCTTGGTCAATAATAGTTCGAGAGCTAACTCTTTGATAACTAGAACATGTTTTGAAGAAAAGTAAGAATCCAGGTATCTTGTGATCCTATAACTCCACCACCTAACTTATTCCTGTGATGAGTTGGAGGCTATGTACTTTATCAAAAGAAAAGGAGGCTATGTATTATGGCCTCTATCCCTTCTTTTGCTGTTAGTTTCTCTGCTATTAAAGGACCTAATTAAGATTGCTTAACCACTTATAATAGTTGATTTTTCTTGTTTTAAATTTCTGAATTTGGTAATACACCACACAGCATTTTCTTCCAATGATGTTAGCAGGTAGTAATTTTCGACGTATACAGAGTTCCTTGCAATTTTCTGCATATCTTTGATGTTGTCTTTCATTGCTTTTGGTGCATTACATTTTGGCAAAGGAAAAGTGGAGTCACTGGTTGTGAATTTATACAGTATGTTACTTGTGGCTATTATCTTTAGATAAACTTACGTATTTTCCTTTCTGGGATTAACCTCTTCAACTTTTCTTTTCAGGTAGTGAAAGAGCTTCATTCTCTAAAACAGATCGAAGGGCCAGATCCTAGTTTTAAAGATATCTGCTTTTCTGGTGCTGGAAGGTATTTATAAGGAGAGTTCCGAAATTAATTGGACGTCTATTATTTTCTTGTCTAAATTTGTTTTTTCCCTATTGTTGGTGTTACCCTTATTATTTAATATCTTATATATTCCAGCAACATATCACAACTCTCAAAGAACTTTCCGCATGTCGATATGGTATTCAGCGATGGAAAGAAACTAACTCTCTCTCCTGAAAACTACTTGTTTCAGGTAGGCATTTTATTCTGTTTTAGTACTTTCTTAACTATCTTGCCGACACTATTTTGGCGTCACATCTACTGAATTCTTTTTCTCTTTAAGTTTTGGTATTGATTAATTTCCCCCTTCTTCATTGTAACTTGTATGCTATAAAGCACTTCAAAGTACGTGGTGCTTATTGCCTAGGAATTTTCCCGAATGGAAAGAATCCAATTAGTCTTCTTGGAGGTATTTCTAACTACTTGACAAAGTTCATCGTCCTAGCTATTCGGTGCTGTAACATGCGTGCTTTTAATTGCAACAGGAATCGTTGTTCGCAACACTCTTGTTACTTACGATCGTGAAAATAAAAGAATTGGTTTTTGGAAAACTAATTGTTCTGAGTTATGGGACAGACTCAATTTATCCCCTCCACCtccatctccaccttcaccatcGCTCTCAAGCTTGGATAACACAAACCCCACTGCACACCTGTCTCCTTCATCAGCTCCTAGTGGACCCCCTGGGTACAACACACCTGGTATGAAGAGACAGCTTTTCTTCACATAGTATATTTACTGTAAGGTTACTCTGCCCATTAGAATGCTGTCATAACCTGAACTGGTTTTATTCTTAGCATCTCTACTAGCTCTGTTTTCTAAAAGATTAATACAATTTCCTTTTCAATTTTCCCTTCAATTTTGAACTATTATGGTTTGTGGTTTCTTTTATGAAAATGAGAATCAAAATTAGAATTGCATCCTGTTGATTTTGATGTTTTGCCTTCGATTAGATCATTTTTGGGCAATCAACATTTTGTCTCTTACTGACGTCCAGGAATGCTGCTATTTGTgaataatatatgcataatttatgtattatatgtgcataattgtgtataatctatgtatatggctagaaaaagtaaacaatgaatatagccggctatttgtgtaaagatcccttttTATAATCCTATTCAAGTTGACATCTGACCTTTCTCTGAAATTAATCTTGTAATCATCTAGTTTCCCTGGTATTTTAAAATTTCTAAAAAGCAACTGCCTGTATAAAATTGTACTGATGTCACGGCATTCTCAGCCTTCTTGTAGTTTGAGATAGATTTAGTTAAACTGGAAATTTATTATAATAACTTCAAGGAATACTGAGAAAATCTTTGGTCCCCTGTTATCCCCTGTTTCCACTTTTTGTCCAACTCTCCAACTTTGACATCTGCCTTTTAATTTGTCGAGTTTGCAGATTTATTCAGATCTTAATTAGAACTAGATAACCTTTTAAATTTTGTTAATCCGCAACTCATGTGATGGGTGCATTCCATTTTCCAAAGCTGCGTGTTCATCTTTTTGGGATATTTTAGTAGGCAACGGTACTTTTACAACATTAATGCTCCTTTTGAAATCGGTATTATTAAAATGTGAGACTTGAAATATGAATATGTCGTGGGTTAGCTAGTTTTGTTTATTATTGGACTACATCTGTAAAGTTCGTTAAATTGTAGGTTTAATGTGTAAAGCTGAATAGTTGAGGGATCTAAAGTACAAATATGGTATAATCAAGGGACCAAAAAGTTATTTCTAGGGACTACGACAACTGATACCAATTGAACATGCATTGACCATATACCGACTATCTGAAAATCCATCCACTAAGTTATAGTAGTCAATTGTCAAATTTCTAGTGAATTTTGTGACTGGACATCGACAAGCATGAGAAATTTGTGGTAAGACCTTAAAGGAAGGAATGGCAGAATCTCAAAATTTTTCCTGCCTAATATTTCCTGTTTACATTGTTGAAACATAGCCCTGTTTTGTATTATTTCAATTTGATGTACCTCTTCAATGGTTTGTATAACCATCGAGATTTTATTTAGTTTTGCAAGTGTTAGTCACTTTTTTCTTCTTCACTACATCTATTCTCACAAACTTGAGCAAGGCTTCGGTGCAGATATGATTGCTATTGAAATTAGA contains:
- the LOC104090020 gene encoding aspartic proteinase 36-like; the protein is MARPQFTVILAIISFISLLIHYGVVSGFRLSDVTNGSSVFLPSPADGSRHTTMLLPLFPPKDTSRRAEISRRHLQKSPASARMSLHDDLLLNGYYTTHIWIGTPPQKFALIVDTGSTVTYVPCSECKKCGNHQDPKFQPEMSSTYQSVKCNKACPCDHKRQQCIYERRYAEMSASYGLLGEDIISFGNLSELAPQRAVFGCEIAETGDLYSQRADGIMGLGRGDLSIVDQLVEKHVISDSFSLCYGGMDFGGGAMVLGGVKPPADMAFTKSDFGHSPYYNIDLKEIHVAGKPLNLNPRVFGGKHGTILDSGTTYAYLPEAAFAAFKNAVVKELHSLKQIEGPDPSFKDICFSGAGSNISQLSKNFPHVDMVFSDGKKLTLSPENYLFQHFKVRGAYCLGIFPNGKNPISLLGGIVVRNTLVTYDRENKRIGFWKTNCSELWDRLNLSPPPPSPPSPSLSSLDNTNPTAHLSPSSAPSGPPGYNTPVDIKVGLITFYLSLSVNCSELKPRIPELVHFIAQELDVNVSQVRLMNFSTKGNDSLTKWAVFPAGSADYMLNATAMEIIGRLAEDHPHLQHSFGTYKMFDWVIEPPPKRKLWPRNYLVLVVALVVLVVGLSAPVGWLIWRRRQEPNLPYGPVGRVETVTHDQELQPLK